From the Candidatus Bathyarchaeota archaeon genome, one window contains:
- the rnhB gene encoding ribonuclease HII — protein MLVAGIDEAGRGCVVGPLVVAGVLMDENELHLLSGLGVKDSKLLAPKKREAIAKEIINVCKKHFVVKVPPAEIDRAVESQIKLYKLNRLEANTMAQIVDQLKPDTTYVDAADIIAERFAQHIQQACTITTTRIVSEHKADKTYIIVSAASIIAKVERDKEIAVLRERYGDFGSGYLTDPKTPAFLKNWLKNHPDYPECIRKSWKPAKTLKDQQGTTQTKLG, from the coding sequence TTGTTGGTTGCAGGGATAGATGAAGCAGGCAGGGGCTGTGTTGTGGGTCCTTTGGTTGTTGCGGGTGTTTTGATGGATGAAAATGAGCTGCATTTGCTTTCGGGTTTGGGAGTGAAAGATTCTAAGCTGCTTGCACCCAAAAAACGCGAAGCCATCGCCAAAGAAATCATCAACGTGTGCAAGAAACATTTTGTAGTGAAAGTGCCCCCAGCAGAAATTGACCGCGCCGTGGAAAGCCAAATCAAACTCTACAAGCTAAACAGGCTCGAAGCAAACACCATGGCACAAATCGTAGACCAGCTAAAACCCGACACCACATACGTCGACGCAGCCGACATCATAGCCGAACGTTTCGCCCAGCACATCCAACAAGCCTGCACAATAACAACCACTAGAATCGTCAGCGAACACAAAGCCGACAAAACCTACATCATAGTCTCAGCCGCATCCATAATCGCAAAGGTCGAACGCGACAAAGAAATCGCCGTGCTACGTGAACGGTACGGAGATTTTGGTTCAGGCTACCTAACAGACCCGAAAACCCCGGCGTTTCTTAAAAACTGGCTAAAAAATCATCCAGACTACCCAGAATGCATTAGAAAATCGTGGAAACCCGCAAAAACCCTAAAAGACCAGCAGGGAACCACCCAGACCAAACTGGGATAA
- a CDS encoding 30S ribosomal protein S7 produces MSTTSQAVDNEIKLFQKWSFKEIEVTDFGLQRYMTLIPMVAPHSMGRHEHQRFRKANVNIVERLINNLMRPGKNAGKKAKAANIVKQAFEIIHLRTGKNPVEILVRAVENSAPCEDTTRISYGGVVYHLSVDVAPQRRIDLAIRHITVGARASAAKNPRSIEECIADELILASNNDIKSAGVAKRNEIERVAQSSR; encoded by the coding sequence ATGAGTACAACATCACAAGCTGTAGACAACGAAATTAAGCTCTTCCAGAAATGGAGCTTCAAAGAAATCGAAGTCACCGACTTTGGTCTACAACGTTACATGACCCTAATCCCAATGGTTGCCCCCCACAGCATGGGCAGGCACGAACACCAAAGATTCCGCAAAGCAAACGTCAACATCGTCGAACGCCTAATCAACAACCTCATGCGCCCAGGCAAAAACGCAGGCAAAAAAGCCAAAGCCGCAAACATCGTCAAACAAGCTTTTGAAATCATACACTTACGCACAGGCAAAAACCCCGTTGAAATCCTAGTCCGCGCCGTAGAAAACAGCGCACCCTGCGAAGACACCACACGCATCAGCTACGGTGGAGTCGTCTACCACTTATCCGTCGACGTTGCACCCCAACGCAGAATCGACCTTGCCATACGCCACATAACCGTAGGCGCACGCGCATCAGCAGCCAAAAACCCCCGCTCCATCGAAGAATGCATAGCCGACGAACTAATCCTAGCCTCCAACAACGACATCAAGAGCGCAGGCGTAGCAAAAAGAAACGAAATCGAACGAGTCGCGCAATCATCCAGATAA
- a CDS encoding fibrillarin-like rRNA/tRNA 2'-O-methyltransferase — translation MQIRVKPHPQFTEIYQATLEDGAHRLATRNLAKGRTVYGERIIRYDGVEYRLWDAFRSKLAGAILKKLEIVPIKPNHQVLYLGAASGTTPSHISDIVGETGHVYCVEFAQRSLRDLVTNVIPYRLNMSPFLADARMPQKYAMFLPGKVDEIYCDIAQPEQAKVLADNADVLLKPEGWVMLAVKSQSIDVTKPPAEVYQQEAKVLRKRGFKVEQVIELDPYDKAHAMIVAQR, via the coding sequence GTGCAAATAAGAGTTAAGCCCCACCCACAATTCACGGAAATCTACCAAGCCACCCTCGAAGACGGCGCCCACCGCTTAGCAACACGCAACCTCGCCAAAGGACGCACAGTCTACGGCGAACGCATAATCCGCTACGACGGCGTAGAATACCGCCTATGGGACGCTTTTAGAAGCAAACTTGCAGGCGCCATACTCAAAAAACTTGAGATCGTGCCCATCAAGCCTAATCATCAGGTGCTGTATTTAGGTGCCGCATCTGGAACCACGCCAAGCCACATCAGCGACATCGTCGGCGAAACCGGGCACGTCTACTGCGTCGAATTCGCCCAAAGAAGCCTACGCGACCTAGTCACCAACGTCATACCCTACCGCCTCAACATGTCCCCCTTCCTCGCCGACGCACGCATGCCCCAAAAATACGCCATGTTCCTACCTGGCAAAGTCGACGAAATCTACTGTGACATCGCGCAGCCTGAGCAGGCTAAGGTGTTGGCTGATAACGCGGATGTCCTGCTTAAGCCCGAGGGTTGGGTTATGCTTGCCGTGAAATCCCAAAGCATCGACGTAACCAAGCCACCCGCAGAAGTCTACCAGCAAGAAGCAAAAGTTCTCAGAAAACGCGGCTTCAAAGTCGAACAAGTCATCGAGTTAGACCCCTACGACAAAGCCCACGCCATGATAGTCGCCCAAAGATAA
- a CDS encoding 50S ribosome-binding GTPase encodes MPANLPPEAKDKWAEVEATNDPRKKLQKYQEFLAAVPQHKGTLKLRGQVKKKMAIIRKDLDDKKKKGTGKSSGPKIFVEKGGAAQVALLGMTNVGKSSLLSALTNAKVPVSPVPFTSHEPVPSIMTYEDIQFQIVEAPAVMEGSAEGKVWGMATIGSARNADGIILMVDLADNPVQQLKLLREELEKARILLSRPKGRVEIDRRHTGVSLRIILVGKLIDTTMKEVEELLRSYRINDAIVRISGEVTLEEVEDSIFESTIYKPALIIANKLDLPNAQANLKQLQTQAAGKIPIIAISAQKQTGLDQVGEALFKTMGIIRIYTKEPGAKEPSKNPFTLKKGSTLHDLAKNIHGEFVKDFAFARVWAKRLPFSPQKAGLTFVLDDGDIVELHTK; translated from the coding sequence ATGCCGGCAAATTTACCTCCTGAAGCAAAGGACAAATGGGCTGAGGTAGAAGCAACCAATGACCCAAGAAAGAAACTGCAGAAGTATCAGGAATTCTTAGCTGCGGTTCCCCAGCACAAGGGCACCCTCAAGCTTCGAGGGCAAGTCAAGAAGAAAATGGCAATTATCCGCAAGGACCTTGACGACAAGAAAAAGAAGGGCACTGGAAAAAGCAGTGGACCCAAGATTTTTGTGGAAAAAGGAGGCGCCGCACAAGTTGCCTTGCTGGGCATGACAAACGTTGGAAAAAGCAGTTTACTCTCAGCTTTGACAAACGCAAAAGTACCTGTTTCACCTGTGCCGTTTACGTCTCATGAACCCGTCCCCAGCATCATGACCTACGAGGACATCCAGTTCCAGATTGTAGAAGCCCCCGCCGTTATGGAGGGTTCCGCAGAGGGCAAAGTATGGGGCATGGCAACGATAGGGTCAGCTCGAAACGCAGATGGCATAATTTTAATGGTTGACCTTGCAGATAACCCTGTGCAGCAGCTCAAACTGCTCAGAGAAGAGCTTGAAAAAGCCCGCATACTCCTTAGCAGACCCAAAGGACGCGTAGAAATCGACCGCCGCCACACAGGCGTATCACTACGCATCATCTTGGTGGGCAAACTCATCGACACCACCATGAAAGAAGTTGAAGAACTCCTACGCAGCTATCGAATAAACGACGCCATCGTAAGAATCAGCGGCGAAGTCACCCTAGAAGAAGTCGAAGACTCCATTTTTGAGAGCACCATCTACAAACCCGCTCTAATCATAGCTAACAAGCTGGATTTGCCAAACGCCCAAGCAAACCTAAAACAACTACAAACCCAAGCAGCAGGCAAAATCCCAATCATAGCCATATCCGCCCAAAAACAAACAGGCCTAGACCAAGTCGGAGAAGCATTATTCAAAACCATGGGCATAATACGCATCTACACCAAAGAACCCGGAGCCAAAGAACCCAGCAAAAACCCCTTCACCCTCAAAAAAGGCTCCACCCTACACGACCTAGCCAAGAACATCCACGGCGAATTCGTCAAAGACTTTGCCTTCGCCCGCGTCTGGGCAAAACGTTTACCTTTTAGCCCCCAAAAAGCAGGTTTAACCTTCGTTTTAGACGACGGCGACATCGTGGAACTGCACACGAAATAG
- a CDS encoding 30S ribosomal protein S12 — translation MGSKSPRGEFAARKLQNKRKNFRWSDRYYNRRMLMLDEKVDPMQGAPQSRGIVLEKVGVESKQPNSAIRKCVRTQLIKNGRVISAFLPGDGALNVIDEHDEVTVEGIGGTRGGAMGDIPGVRWKVVMVNGVSLNEMVYGRKQKPAR, via the coding sequence ATGGGTTCAAAGTCTCCAAGAGGCGAATTCGCCGCTCGCAAACTCCAAAACAAACGGAAGAACTTCCGTTGGAGCGACCGCTACTACAACCGTCGCATGCTTATGCTCGACGAAAAAGTAGACCCTATGCAGGGAGCACCACAATCACGCGGCATCGTACTAGAAAAAGTCGGTGTCGAATCAAAACAGCCAAACAGTGCCATCCGCAAATGTGTCCGGACACAACTTATCAAGAACGGACGTGTCATCAGCGCTTTCCTACCCGGAGACGGCGCCCTCAACGTCATAGATGAACACGACGAAGTAACCGTCGAAGGCATCGGCGGAACCCGCGGAGGCGCCATGGGTGACATTCCCGGTGTACGCTGGAAAGTTGTTATGGTCAACGGCGTAAGCCTAAACGAAATGGTTTACGGCAGGAAACAAAAACCCGCAAGGTGA